A genomic stretch from Sulfuricurvum sp. includes:
- a CDS encoding MBL fold metallo-hydrolase, with the protein MEILKQPMGEYQTNCYIVKIDGKEIIIDPGVGATPWVMANVTNPIAILNTHGHFDHVWSNKELKETLKIPLYTPKGDVPLLTSSSFMPGLPPSTPDVEVEGDQTLDIGGISVKFHHFPGHCPGCSMIEIDDVMFSGDFLFQNSIGRYDFPYSNAEDMKKSLEKMKKIPYERTLYPGHGESTTLSREQRNADYWLRMF; encoded by the coding sequence ATGGAAATTTTAAAACAACCGATGGGCGAGTATCAAACCAACTGTTATATTGTCAAAATCGATGGCAAAGAGATTATCATCGATCCGGGTGTCGGAGCAACACCGTGGGTAATGGCAAACGTCACGAACCCAATCGCTATTCTTAATACCCATGGTCATTTCGATCATGTATGGAGTAATAAAGAGCTCAAAGAAACACTTAAAATACCTCTCTATACCCCTAAAGGAGACGTTCCTCTTCTCACCTCCAGTAGTTTTATGCCGGGATTGCCCCCCTCAACTCCTGATGTTGAAGTCGAGGGGGATCAAACACTTGATATCGGAGGTATTAGTGTCAAATTTCACCATTTTCCAGGACATTGTCCGGGATGTTCGATGATTGAGATAGACGATGTGATGTTTAGCGGAGATTTTTTATTTCAAAACTCTATCGGACGGTATGATTTCCCCTACTCTAACGCGGAGGATATGAAAAAAAGTTTGGAAAAAATGAAAAAAATACCCTATGAAAGAACCCTCTATCCGGGGCATGGAGAGAGTACCACTCTCTCTAGGGAACAACGAAACGCCGATTACTGGCTACGAATGTTCTAA